Proteins encoded by one window of Tunturibacter psychrotolerans:
- the aroE gene encoding shikimate dehydrogenase, with protein MPSVTPQFLRSRIGKVCVAIIGATPAEMLEKATAVVKETPFLEFRLDYLEKPLLALPKLKHFLSDNTAVTAIATCRRAANGGKFSGNLVAEMEILSKAGTSGFHIVDLELESAESLKKGELQKLRETGVALIISHHDFAATKDLDGIFKRIEPFHPDFIKIVPTAKSLTDNVTLMRFIERMDDHSNIVGICMGDAGIISRVLGLRAGSAFTFAAATAGEETGPGQIAARTLIETYRIDQVDAATKVYGVAGNPIRSSLSPIMMNTAFRRETVNAVYLALQANKLADLLKLVHEIPIQGLSVTMPLKQEIMAHLEKTDPLSAKIGACNTVLRQDGKLYGFNTDVAGITGPIEKRMSLRGAKALVLGAGGAARAAVFGMRDKGAEVFILNRTSETAQKLAKQSGSKTIKKDALSKTTFDVIVNATPVGMAGVKTTPILEAADLNTKLVFDLVYNPLETPLLRLARQQSISIITGIEMFVQQGARQFEIFTGKPAPEEEMLRVVIHALRQQAESIAETPAPAAKTKKAS; from the coding sequence GTGCCCAGCGTAACCCCCCAATTTCTTCGTTCCCGTATCGGTAAAGTCTGCGTCGCCATCATTGGCGCCACGCCTGCCGAGATGCTTGAAAAAGCTACCGCTGTCGTCAAAGAGACGCCTTTCCTCGAGTTCCGCCTCGACTACCTGGAGAAGCCTCTCCTCGCTTTGCCGAAGCTGAAACATTTCCTCAGCGACAATACCGCGGTCACAGCCATCGCGACCTGTCGTCGCGCGGCTAACGGCGGTAAATTCTCAGGCAATCTCGTCGCCGAGATGGAGATTCTCTCCAAAGCGGGAACCTCTGGTTTCCACATCGTCGATCTTGAGCTTGAATCGGCTGAGAGCCTGAAGAAAGGCGAGCTTCAGAAGCTTCGCGAAACAGGCGTCGCCCTTATCATCAGCCATCACGACTTCGCAGCCACCAAAGATCTTGACGGCATCTTCAAGCGCATCGAGCCCTTTCACCCCGACTTCATCAAGATCGTGCCCACGGCCAAGAGTCTCACAGACAACGTCACTCTCATGCGCTTCATCGAACGTATGGACGATCACTCCAACATCGTTGGCATCTGTATGGGCGATGCAGGCATCATCTCCCGCGTTCTCGGACTCCGCGCCGGCAGCGCCTTTACCTTCGCCGCAGCAACAGCCGGCGAGGAGACTGGCCCTGGCCAGATCGCCGCCCGCACACTGATCGAAACCTATCGCATCGATCAAGTCGACGCAGCCACAAAGGTTTACGGTGTCGCCGGCAACCCCATCCGCAGCTCGCTCTCTCCCATCATGATGAACACGGCCTTCCGCCGCGAGACCGTAAATGCTGTCTATCTTGCGCTTCAGGCCAACAAGCTCGCTGACCTGCTCAAATTGGTGCATGAGATCCCCATCCAGGGCCTCAGCGTCACCATGCCGCTCAAGCAGGAGATCATGGCACACCTCGAGAAGACCGATCCTCTCTCCGCCAAAATCGGTGCCTGCAACACGGTCCTCCGCCAGGACGGCAAGCTCTATGGCTTCAACACAGACGTCGCCGGGATCACCGGCCCTATTGAGAAGCGAATGTCCCTCCGCGGAGCAAAGGCTCTCGTTCTAGGTGCCGGCGGAGCCGCTCGCGCCGCCGTCTTCGGTATGCGCGACAAGGGAGCCGAGGTCTTCATCCTCAATCGCACCTCCGAGACCGCTCAGAAACTGGCCAAGCAGTCCGGTTCGAAGACGATTAAGAAAGATGCTCTATCCAAAACCACCTTCGACGTAATCGTCAATGCAACTCCGGTTGGTATGGCTGGTGTCAAGACTACGCCGATCCTAGAAGCAGCAGACCTCAACACCAAGCTGGTCTTCGACCTCGTCTACAACCCGCTCGAAACCCCACTACTCCGTCTCGCACGGCAGCAAAGCATTTCCATCATCACCGGCATCGAGATGTTCGTTCAGCAGGGAGCTCGTCAGTTCGAGATTTTCACCGGCAAACCTGCCCCTGAAGAGGAGATGCTGCGCGTCGTCATCCATGCTCTACGCCAACAGGCCGAGTCAATCGCAGAAACTCCGGCACCGGCTGCGAAGACGAAGAAAGCTTCCTAG
- the pgeF gene encoding peptidoglycan editing factor PgeF, which yields MSEEIKTMRNGAWDRFGWLRHGFSTRSGGISAVYGGKSLNLGWTKEDDRASVVENRRQFVRFLDGDLVDRRGSVLVGVRQIHSDIVRVVRDGDGALEGRLQTAEGKAVLEGDGLITNVPGVLVGVGTADCVPVLVVDGKNRAVGAFHAGWRGTVAQIVERGVAMMVDEYGSRVEDLEAAVGPSIGACCYSVGKEVHNEFHERFGYAADLFRVGVDEDDAKIYLDLWEANRRQLLNAGLGEEQITLMGECTACEVDARGEQKYFSHRGEKGVAGRMLSVVGVAG from the coding sequence GTGAGCGAAGAGATTAAAACTATGCGAAATGGGGCGTGGGATAGGTTCGGGTGGTTGCGGCATGGTTTCAGCACCCGGAGCGGGGGTATTTCGGCGGTTTATGGGGGAAAATCGCTGAATCTGGGATGGACCAAAGAGGATGACAGGGCGTCGGTGGTGGAAAATCGACGGCAATTTGTGCGGTTTCTTGATGGTGATTTGGTGGATAGACGTGGTTCGGTGCTGGTGGGAGTGCGGCAGATTCACTCCGACATCGTGAGAGTGGTTCGGGATGGGGATGGGGCGTTGGAAGGCAGGCTTCAGACTGCGGAGGGAAAGGCAGTTCTCGAGGGAGATGGGCTGATTACCAACGTTCCGGGAGTGCTTGTAGGGGTGGGGACGGCCGATTGCGTTCCGGTGCTGGTGGTGGATGGGAAGAATAGAGCGGTCGGGGCGTTTCATGCGGGATGGCGGGGTACGGTGGCTCAGATCGTGGAGCGCGGAGTGGCGATGATGGTGGACGAGTATGGGTCGCGGGTGGAGGATCTGGAGGCGGCGGTTGGGCCGAGCATTGGTGCTTGCTGCTACTCGGTTGGTAAGGAGGTGCACAACGAGTTCCACGAGCGGTTTGGGTACGCGGCAGATCTTTTTCGAGTTGGTGTCGACGAGGATGACGCCAAAATTTATCTGGATCTGTGGGAAGCGAATCGAAGACAGCTGTTGAACGCCGGACTGGGAGAAGAGCAGATTACCCTGATGGGGGAGTGTACGGCTTGCGAGGTCGATGCGAGAGGGGAGCAGAAGTATTTTTCGCATCGTGGAGAGAAGGGTGTTGCGGGGAGAATGCTGAGCGTTGTCGGTGTGGCTGGATAG
- a CDS encoding prolyl oligopeptidase family serine peptidase — MLLRSRKTAILTAFAIATTLGSIHSSAQNTNEQPDKYQWLEDVSGEKAMAWVNEENARSAKVLQADPRYAVLAETALKVLESPTRLPTPDFHVGEVYNTWQDAQHVRGILRKTSLDSYLTSQPDWHTVIDYDALAAKDNQKWVQKGLNCLYPGNGLCLVSLSDGGEDADTLREFDLKTGDFVKNGFVLPKSKQDVTWVDKDTLLVARNWGDGTMTQSGYPFVVKVWKRGQTLDQAKEVYRGTQTDVQVAPFTINDGQGHAVVVINRGVNFFESEISFYTSGGTEKISVPGKCQLHGMLDGQIFVELNEDWKPQGLSTTFPQGSLIALNLEAVRKDPVHLKPTVVFTPTSQEFFQDAATTKNHLLITTLDHVQGRAYFYTHDANNTWTRKKLDILDNLSVEIASANTSDDKFFVQTTGFLTPSSLLLGDAASAGMKSAKTLPAQFDASNLIVEQLEATSKDGTKIPYFLVRLKDIKYDGSNPTVMNAYGGFQVSMTPLYNPTLGKLWLERGGTFVLANIRGGGEFGPAWHDAGLKTHRQRIYDDFASVGQDLFSRKITSPRRLGIVGGSNGGLLMGVEFTQHPEMWNAVVIQVPLLDMLRYEQIAAGASWVGEYGTVTIPEERKFLAYISPYNQLNPNTNYPEPLIFTTTKDDRVGPVHARKFAARLEEFHKPFFYDEIIEGGHAPGANLKEQANTRAEQYTYFTRKLMD; from the coding sequence ATGCTGCTTCGAAGTCGCAAGACCGCAATCCTTACCGCGTTCGCAATCGCAACAACCCTTGGTTCCATTCACTCCTCTGCACAGAACACCAACGAGCAGCCTGATAAATACCAGTGGCTCGAAGACGTCTCCGGCGAAAAAGCCATGGCCTGGGTAAACGAAGAAAATGCCCGTTCAGCGAAGGTTCTGCAGGCCGACCCACGCTACGCCGTGCTGGCCGAGACCGCGCTTAAAGTACTCGAGTCTCCTACTCGACTTCCCACCCCGGACTTCCACGTCGGCGAGGTCTACAACACCTGGCAAGACGCCCAGCACGTCCGCGGCATCCTTCGTAAGACCTCCCTCGACAGCTACCTGACTTCGCAACCTGATTGGCACACAGTCATCGACTACGACGCCCTCGCCGCAAAGGACAACCAAAAATGGGTTCAAAAGGGGCTCAACTGCCTCTATCCCGGCAACGGCCTCTGTCTCGTCTCGCTCTCCGACGGCGGCGAAGACGCCGACACACTCCGCGAGTTCGATCTCAAGACCGGCGATTTTGTGAAGAATGGTTTTGTCTTGCCCAAATCAAAGCAGGATGTGACCTGGGTCGACAAAGACACTCTTCTGGTTGCCCGCAACTGGGGCGACGGAACAATGACCCAGTCCGGCTATCCCTTCGTCGTCAAAGTCTGGAAGCGCGGCCAAACCCTCGATCAAGCCAAAGAAGTCTACCGGGGCACACAGACCGACGTACAAGTCGCCCCGTTTACGATCAACGACGGACAGGGTCACGCTGTAGTCGTCATCAATCGCGGAGTGAATTTCTTCGAGAGTGAAATCTCTTTCTACACCTCAGGAGGAACTGAAAAAATCTCTGTCCCCGGAAAGTGCCAGCTTCACGGAATGCTCGACGGCCAAATCTTCGTCGAACTCAACGAAGACTGGAAGCCTCAAGGCCTCTCCACGACATTCCCTCAGGGCTCGTTGATAGCGCTTAATCTTGAGGCCGTTAGAAAAGACCCCGTCCACCTCAAACCCACGGTCGTCTTCACGCCCACATCCCAGGAGTTCTTTCAGGACGCGGCAACAACGAAAAATCATCTGCTCATCACCACGCTCGACCACGTTCAAGGTCGCGCCTACTTCTACACCCACGACGCAAACAACACCTGGACTCGCAAGAAACTCGACATCCTCGACAATCTCAGCGTCGAGATCGCCTCTGCCAACACCTCTGACGATAAGTTCTTCGTCCAGACCACTGGCTTCCTCACGCCTTCCTCGCTCCTTCTGGGTGACGCTGCTTCAGCTGGTATGAAGTCGGCAAAGACTCTCCCGGCCCAGTTCGACGCATCCAACCTCATCGTCGAACAACTTGAGGCTACCTCCAAAGACGGGACCAAAATCCCCTACTTCCTCGTCCGTCTTAAGGACATCAAATACGACGGCTCCAATCCCACCGTGATGAACGCATACGGCGGCTTTCAAGTCTCCATGACGCCTCTCTACAATCCCACCCTTGGCAAGCTATGGCTTGAGCGAGGCGGCACCTTTGTCCTGGCTAACATCCGCGGCGGCGGCGAGTTCGGCCCAGCCTGGCATGACGCCGGCCTCAAGACCCATCGCCAGCGCATCTATGACGACTTCGCCTCAGTCGGTCAGGATCTCTTCAGCCGCAAGATCACGTCGCCTCGTCGCCTAGGCATTGTTGGCGGCTCCAATGGAGGACTCCTCATGGGCGTGGAATTCACTCAACACCCCGAGATGTGGAACGCCGTCGTCATTCAGGTACCCCTACTCGATATGCTCCGCTACGAACAGATCGCAGCAGGCGCTTCCTGGGTCGGAGAATACGGCACTGTCACCATCCCAGAGGAACGAAAATTCCTCGCCTACATCTCCCCTTACAACCAGCTCAACCCCAACACAAATTACCCAGAACCTCTCATCTTCACTACAACCAAGGATGACCGAGTAGGACCGGTTCACGCACGCAAATTCGCCGCTCGCCTCGAAGAGTTCCACAAGCCCTTCTTCTACGACGAAATTATCGAAGGCGGTCACGCACCTGGAGCCAATCTCAAAGAACAGGCCAACACCCGCGCCGAACAGTACACCTACTTCACGCGAAAACTGATGGACTAA
- a CDS encoding ABC transporter ATP-binding protein: MIPAVTITGLTRRFGDFIAVQDVNLTVAPGQFFGFLGPNGAGKSTTIKMLTGLLAPTSGSIQILGLDAIANPIEVKRQIGVVPEGLALFGRLTAAEYLRFVGRMYGLDQATTAARTTELLEFMSLAGETKKLITDFSHGMQKKLALAAAVIHGPRILFLDEPFEGVDAIASGTLKAMLQGMIARGATIFLTSHVLEIVERLCTHIAIIDRGHLIATGSLEELRAGVQARNPQGNGSSHQTLTLEQIFLSVVGSDPSAAHPEQELSWLG; this comes from the coding sequence ATGATCCCCGCCGTTACCATTACAGGCCTTACCCGTCGTTTCGGCGACTTCATCGCAGTTCAGGACGTCAACCTCACGGTCGCCCCTGGCCAGTTCTTCGGCTTCCTCGGCCCAAACGGAGCCGGCAAATCCACCACCATCAAGATGCTCACTGGGCTGCTGGCCCCGACCTCTGGTTCTATCCAGATCCTCGGCCTCGACGCCATCGCGAACCCCATCGAGGTCAAGCGCCAGATCGGAGTCGTCCCCGAGGGCCTCGCCCTCTTCGGCCGTCTTACTGCGGCTGAATACCTCCGTTTCGTAGGCCGCATGTACGGCCTCGACCAGGCCACCACCGCCGCCCGCACCACCGAGCTCCTCGAATTCATGAGCCTCGCCGGCGAAACGAAAAAGCTCATCACCGACTTTTCCCACGGGATGCAGAAAAAGCTAGCCCTCGCCGCAGCCGTCATCCACGGCCCACGCATCCTCTTCCTCGACGAGCCCTTTGAAGGCGTCGACGCCATCGCTTCCGGCACTCTCAAGGCCATGCTGCAAGGCATGATCGCCCGCGGCGCCACCATCTTCCTCACATCCCACGTCCTCGAGATTGTCGAGCGTCTCTGCACTCACATCGCCATCATCGACCGCGGCCACCTCATCGCTACCGGCTCCCTTGAAGAACTCCGCGCAGGCGTTCAGGCCCGCAACCCCCAAGGCAACGGCAGCAGCCATCAAACCCTCACCCTCGAACAGATCTTCCTCAGCGTCGTCGGCAGCGACCCCTCCGCCGCCCACCCCGAACAGGAGCTCTCATGGCTGGGCTGA
- the dxs gene encoding 1-deoxy-D-xylulose-5-phosphate synthase: MSNILETINSPADVKKLSIAELTQLAEEIRARLIVGVAKTGGHIGPNLGVVELTLAMHYVFDTPTDSFVFDVSHQAYVHKLLTGREKLFHTIRQPGGLNGFMLRTESEHDSYGAGHAGTALSAALGMAVGRDMAGGKEHIVALAGDAAFTNGISFEALNNIAAQTKRLIVVLNDNAWSIDKNVGAIAEYFHKIVTNPTVSSLHDKAADLLERFGGKTARHVVRKAEEAAKGLIGPGMLFEEFGLSYFGPLDGHNLPLLIETFKYLKQQNRPVVLHAITQKGRGFQPAIEKQKKFHGLGPYDAQTGETKAAGQKTYSEIFAESLTKLATANDKVVAITAAMPNGTALDLFRPHHPKRYFDVGIAEEHAVIFAAGMATKGYKPFCAIYSTFLQRAFDQVVHDVCLQNLPVVFCMDRGGLSGDDGPTHHGLFDISYLRSVPNLIHMVPKDEDELSDMMYTAMLHDGPSAIRYPRGTGPGVAVKERPKAIEIGKAEVIRDGADVAIFGLGAMLPEAERLAEMLKREGFSAAVINPRFAKPIDRDCVGEFGRRCGLVITLEDHVLAGGFGSAVMETLNELELQTSVVRVGWPDAFIEHGKVESLREKYGLTAEAALEKARPYLAKMMDQVLAKHS, translated from the coding sequence ATGAGCAACATTCTTGAGACGATTAACTCTCCCGCTGATGTGAAGAAGCTGTCGATTGCGGAGCTGACCCAGCTGGCAGAGGAGATTCGGGCGCGACTGATTGTCGGGGTTGCCAAGACAGGCGGGCATATTGGCCCGAACCTCGGTGTTGTCGAATTGACCCTGGCGATGCATTATGTCTTCGATACGCCGACGGATAGCTTTGTCTTTGATGTCAGCCACCAGGCTTATGTGCACAAGCTGCTGACTGGACGAGAGAAGCTGTTCCATACGATTCGGCAACCGGGCGGGTTGAATGGATTTATGCTGCGCACTGAGAGTGAACATGACAGCTACGGTGCAGGCCACGCCGGAACAGCGCTTAGTGCAGCGCTTGGGATGGCTGTTGGCCGCGACATGGCGGGTGGAAAAGAACACATCGTCGCGCTGGCTGGGGACGCAGCGTTTACAAATGGGATCTCATTCGAAGCGCTGAACAATATTGCGGCTCAGACCAAGCGATTGATCGTAGTGCTGAACGATAACGCATGGTCGATCGATAAGAACGTTGGAGCGATTGCGGAGTACTTCCACAAGATTGTGACGAATCCGACGGTTTCGAGCCTGCATGACAAGGCAGCGGATCTATTGGAGCGGTTTGGCGGCAAGACGGCGCGGCACGTGGTGCGTAAGGCAGAAGAGGCCGCAAAGGGACTGATCGGGCCAGGCATGCTGTTTGAGGAGTTCGGCCTGAGCTACTTCGGCCCGCTCGATGGACATAATCTTCCGTTGCTGATCGAGACGTTCAAGTATCTCAAGCAACAGAACCGGCCAGTTGTGCTGCATGCGATTACTCAGAAGGGCAGGGGCTTTCAACCGGCGATTGAGAAGCAGAAGAAGTTTCACGGGCTTGGGCCGTATGACGCGCAGACGGGAGAGACAAAGGCTGCGGGACAGAAGACCTACTCGGAGATATTTGCCGAGTCGTTGACCAAGCTGGCGACCGCGAACGATAAGGTAGTAGCAATTACTGCTGCGATGCCGAATGGGACGGCGCTCGATCTCTTCCGGCCGCATCATCCCAAGCGATACTTCGACGTGGGGATCGCTGAGGAACACGCGGTGATCTTTGCAGCCGGCATGGCTACAAAGGGCTATAAACCTTTTTGTGCGATCTACTCGACTTTTTTGCAGCGAGCCTTTGACCAGGTTGTGCATGATGTTTGTCTGCAGAATCTGCCAGTGGTGTTCTGCATGGACCGCGGTGGTTTGAGTGGTGATGATGGACCGACTCACCATGGGCTCTTCGATATTAGCTATCTGCGCAGCGTTCCAAATCTCATCCACATGGTTCCCAAGGATGAAGATGAACTGTCAGACATGATGTACACGGCGATGCTGCATGATGGGCCAAGCGCGATTCGGTATCCGCGTGGCACTGGGCCGGGAGTGGCTGTTAAAGAGCGCCCAAAAGCAATCGAGATCGGCAAGGCCGAAGTGATCCGCGATGGAGCAGATGTTGCGATCTTCGGTTTGGGTGCGATGCTGCCTGAGGCGGAAAGGCTGGCAGAGATGCTGAAGCGCGAGGGTTTTTCCGCGGCGGTCATTAACCCTCGTTTTGCGAAGCCGATTGATCGCGATTGCGTCGGGGAGTTCGGCCGTCGCTGTGGGTTGGTAATTACGTTAGAGGACCATGTGCTCGCGGGTGGGTTTGGCTCTGCCGTGATGGAGACGCTAAACGAGCTTGAGTTGCAGACTTCGGTGGTGAGGGTGGGATGGCCGGACGCCTTCATCGAGCACGGCAAGGTGGAGTCGTTGCGGGAGAAGTATGGCCTGACTGCGGAGGCAGCTCTTGAAAAGGCCAGACCCTACCTCGCAAAGATGATGGATCAGGTGCTGGCCAAGCACTCCTAA
- a CDS encoding SRPBCC family protein, with the protein MRHTFHSEQWLPYPVDLVFAFFANPENLPRLMPPWQRARIEKISIAPPPPRPEPTDASSISTIVAGANTKLTISFRPLPYSPIRVPWDAEISEFVWNDHFCDRQLRGPFAYWHHCHRLHTENRTDASGISTSGTLLYDEVAYELPLGKLGDLGNRLFITRQLRSTFDYRHARTNELLSLQVRPGIQP; encoded by the coding sequence ATGCGCCACACATTTCACTCCGAACAGTGGCTCCCCTATCCCGTTGACCTCGTCTTCGCCTTCTTCGCGAATCCCGAAAATCTCCCACGCCTTATGCCTCCCTGGCAGCGTGCCCGCATCGAGAAGATCTCCATAGCACCACCACCCCCGCGACCGGAACCCACAGACGCCTCAAGCATCAGCACCATCGTGGCCGGAGCAAATACGAAGCTCACCATCAGCTTTCGCCCACTCCCATATTCGCCCATCCGAGTTCCATGGGACGCAGAAATCTCTGAGTTCGTCTGGAACGATCACTTCTGCGACCGACAACTCCGCGGCCCCTTCGCCTATTGGCATCACTGCCACCGACTTCATACAGAGAACCGCACCGACGCTTCCGGAATATCCACCTCCGGCACGCTGCTCTACGACGAGGTCGCATACGAATTGCCTCTCGGCAAACTGGGCGATCTAGGCAACCGCCTCTTCATTACCCGCCAGCTCCGCAGCACCTTCGACTATCGCCACGCGCGCACAAACGAGCTGCTTTCCCTCCAGGTGCGCCCTGGCATCCAACCCTGA
- a CDS encoding fasciclin domain-containing protein has protein sequence MKKSLLATLAVATLAITSLSAHAQKDPDVGGAAMYPTKTIVENAVDSPIHKTLVAAVKAGGLVDTLNSPGPFTVFAPTDDAFAKLPAGTVDTLVKPENKDTLDKILTYHVVAGKVSSKELAKMIQKGGGKATLKTVQGENLTATMSGGNIMLTDAKGGMATITTADVFQSNGVIHVIDTVLMPN, from the coding sequence ATGAAGAAGTCTCTTCTCGCAACTCTCGCAGTGGCCACTCTGGCCATCACCTCACTCAGCGCTCACGCCCAGAAGGATCCCGATGTGGGCGGAGCTGCCATGTACCCCACCAAGACAATCGTCGAGAACGCAGTCGACTCGCCGATTCACAAGACCCTCGTCGCTGCCGTCAAAGCCGGCGGTCTGGTCGATACCCTCAACAGCCCGGGCCCCTTCACCGTCTTCGCTCCCACCGATGACGCCTTCGCCAAACTACCGGCCGGCACCGTCGACACACTCGTCAAACCCGAAAACAAAGACACACTCGACAAAATCCTCACCTACCACGTCGTGGCAGGCAAGGTCAGCTCGAAAGAGCTCGCAAAGATGATCCAGAAGGGCGGAGGCAAAGCCACCCTTAAGACTGTTCAGGGCGAAAACCTCACCGCAACCATGTCCGGCGGCAACATCATGCTGACCGACGCCAAAGGCGGCATGGCCACCATCACTACCGCCGATGTCTTCCAGTCGAACGGTGTCATCCACGTCATCGACACCGTCCTCATGCCCAACTAA